One region of Mycobacterium riyadhense genomic DNA includes:
- a CDS encoding sensor domain-containing protein, whose protein sequence is MARWMRPLLLFSAELLTAACTRVVGGTALPAFGVQPLGVLDVGALLLDQSRMQAITGAGDHLTIIPSMDGTQPVDIDSLAETAPRDCRFIFAETATFGPDIAAFHKTTFQDPPDGRLISEGAAAYRDASTARHAFDALVNTVANCADSSSGWLLVSRWRADGDSLHLRPGGCGRDYRVLSVALLEVTFCGFPESVSDIVMTNIVANMPG, encoded by the coding sequence ATGGCGAGGTGGATGCGTCCGCTGCTGTTATTTTCCGCAGAGTTACTGACAGCGGCGTGCACACGGGTGGTGGGTGGCACCGCGCTGCCAGCGTTCGGTGTTCAGCCCTTGGGCGTGCTCGACGTCGGCGCGCTGCTCTTGGACCAATCGCGAATGCAGGCGATCACCGGCGCCGGTGACCACCTGACGATCATCCCCTCGATGGACGGCACGCAACCGGTGGACATCGACTCCCTCGCCGAGACCGCGCCGCGGGACTGCCGGTTTATATTCGCCGAGACCGCCACCTTCGGGCCCGACATTGCGGCGTTTCACAAGACCACCTTCCAGGACCCGCCGGACGGCCGTCTGATCTCCGAAGGCGCTGCCGCCTACCGCGACGCCAGCACCGCCCGGCACGCCTTCGACGCCCTGGTCAACACTGTCGCGAATTGTGCGGACAGTTCGAGCGGCTGGCTGTTGGTCAGCAGGTGGAGGGCCGACGGTGACTCACTGCACCTGCGGCCGGGCGGCTGCGGCCGCGACTACCGCGTCCTGTCGGTGGCCCTGCTGGAAGTCACCTTTTGCGGCTTCCCGGAATCGGTGTCCGACATCGTGATGACGAACATCGTCGCCAATATGCCGGGTTAG
- a CDS encoding methionine synthase yields the protein MSHFATATGIGSWPGTDARQAAEVVVGELAGTLAHLVELPARGVGADMLGRAGALLVDVAVDTVPRGYRIVARPGAVTRRAVSMLDEDMDALEEAWETAGLRGGGRVVKVQAPGPVSLAAGLELANGHRAITDAGAVRDLAASLAEGVAAHRAALARRLDATVVVQFDEPSLPAALGGRLTGVTALSPVAPLDEAVAGALLDTCVGAVGPDVLLHSCAAELPWNLLQRSGISAVSVDAGTLRAADLDDIAAFVESGRTMVLGVIPASAPQRRPSVEEVAAAVVAVTDRLGFGRSVLRDRVGVAPACGLAGATQEWARTAIELARKAAEAFAETPDAI from the coding sequence GTGAGCCATTTCGCAACCGCCACCGGCATCGGTTCGTGGCCGGGCACCGACGCGCGGCAGGCCGCCGAGGTTGTCGTCGGCGAGTTGGCGGGCACTTTGGCTCATCTCGTCGAGCTACCCGCCAGGGGAGTGGGGGCCGACATGCTGGGGCGAGCCGGCGCCCTGCTCGTCGACGTGGCCGTCGACACGGTGCCACGCGGGTACCGTATCGTCGCCCGGCCCGGGGCCGTGACGCGGCGGGCCGTCAGCATGCTCGACGAGGACATGGACGCCCTGGAAGAGGCGTGGGAGACGGCAGGTCTGCGCGGCGGCGGCCGGGTGGTCAAGGTGCAGGCTCCCGGACCGGTGTCGCTGGCCGCGGGATTGGAGCTGGCCAACGGCCACCGGGCGATCACCGACGCGGGTGCCGTGCGTGACCTGGCGGCGTCGTTGGCCGAAGGCGTAGCCGCGCACCGCGCGGCGCTCGCCCGTCGCCTCGATGCAACGGTCGTGGTGCAGTTCGACGAGCCGTCGCTGCCGGCGGCATTGGGCGGACGGCTGACGGGGGTGACGGCGCTGAGCCCGGTCGCCCCGCTGGACGAAGCGGTGGCCGGCGCACTGCTCGATACCTGCGTCGGCGCAGTGGGCCCGGACGTACTGCTGCATAGCTGCGCCGCCGAGTTGCCATGGAACCTGTTGCAGCGCAGCGGTATTAGTGCTGTATCGGTGGATGCGGGCACACTGCGTGCGGCGGATTTGGACGACATCGCGGCATTCGTCGAGTCGGGCCGCACCATGGTGCTGGGCGTGATCCCGGCGAGCGCGCCGCAGCGGCGACCGTCGGTGGAAGAGGTTGCCGCCGCGGTGGTCGCGGTCACCGATCGTCTCGGCTTCGGCCGCTCGGTACTGCGCGATCGCGTCGGCGTCGCCCCGGCATGCGGCCTGGCCGGTGCAACCCAGGAGTGGGCCCGCACCGCGA